The sequence TCTTTTCCCTTGCTCTGTTCTTGATTTTCCCCTTTTTTCATTTCATAACAGCGTACATGGATGGTTTGAACTTATTATTGATATGTACTTGATTGTACCTATTGAGTTACATTGGAATCATTAAGATTTGATCCGGTGGTAGAGCTAGGAGTTTGATATAGAGTGGGGGGATTGCGTTTTTGTATATGTTTACAAAATGGAGAGGGGAGATCACCCCGCCGACTAACCGTGTCTCCGCCACGGATTTGATCATTTTGTATGATATTGTGCATGTGCTCTTATCATGGGGATCTTTCGCCTAATTTTGTACTTATGGTTCATTTGTTGTGGGCAGGTTTATCCGAATCCTTTGGAAGATAATACTGCATATTCAACTGTTAGGTAAGTTCATACGTCTCGTTTTGGTTTCTTGAATCTTCATCATGTGGTGTACCGTTTTTTCGCATCCGATGAACCGTGGAAGTTgtaaaaattttgtgttttgacAATTAAAACTCCTTTGAGCGTCCTATGATTTAAACCATTAATAGGCTTTCATATTTGATTTACCTTTGCGTTTAAGAAACACTGGATACCAAATCAATCCGAGATTAGCGGAATTGGTCTTTTTTGTAAATCTCTATGAACGATCTATAATCAACCACCTTCTTCAATTACCTGAATCAGGTCCACAATCAAAAACCGAATTCCTCATATAGATTGTATTAGAGATCTAAACGAAATTTGTGTCGCTGAAATTTAAACATCTGGTGGCAGCACAGCAGTGCTGTGGATGAGCTGCCTTGTGCTTCCAAGAGAAAATTTTGGGTGAACAATAACTTGTGTATAAAAGTTTTGTTTTTAATTCAACTATtgatcacacacacacatatatatattaaaagtcTCTTCTTGATCTAATCAGGATACTGtttttcattattaaaaaacTCTCATATGTGTATTTTCACTCTTGAAAATACCATgcacaattaaattattatcaacttttgattatacaatatcatatatatacacgcatatatgtgcatatatatttatttatgtttaaaattaaataaattttatttaattacttaattaattaatatattctagACTCTTCTAGAATGTTCCATAAGAATTTTGCACTTAGTAGTCATTACTActaatttgttatttaattagtatattctaaatttactaaataaataattatgaactcATAACACCGATCGATAATAAGACAATGCTGATATATGGAGGGTACAAATCTCGTTCacatgataaaaaatgaaaatttcaaattcactgaTCCATTTTTGTCATCTGTCAGTTTTGTGAAATCCTTCCCTAAAACAAGTTCCACTTTCTCACTTAACTAGGCCGTTAAACTAAATTCCACAACTTCCAAtatggaatcaacttataagCTCATTTATAATCAatttgtttgatctccatcaaactacagtcgccgaattcaacttcttgaacttGACAGTCGCCAAATTCTATACCACTTTAATTTTCTATGTAGGACAAACCCATAGTTCTCTAATTTCCATTCACAAATGGAAAGCTCATTAACACACACAacccaatatatatataatccaacAGTCGGTTTGCATGATTTGGTGAGGGTTGATCGttattactttattttttaacaGGCAATATTTTGTTCATGTTGATGATTCCGTACCACAAAAGGTCAGTCGTTTTTCGAGAATACGAGCTTCAAGTGAATAAATTTATGTTGGCGTTCAGCTCTTACATGGCTTTTTATTGATGAATGGTGTACGACATCCTTGTTTATTTCTGTAGGTGGTTGTTCACAAGGATAGTCCAAGAGGAGTTCATTTTAGACGAGCTGGTCCTCGCGAAAAAGTAGTGTATACACTGCTTATACAAAGTCTTATTATTACATGTTTCATGCGTTGAAATTAGAcaagagttttaatttttttcaggtTTATTTCGAGTCTGAAGACGTTCATGCTTGTATTGTCACGTGTGGAGGTTTATGCCCTGGTTTAAACACAGTTATTCGGGAAATAGTATGCGGTTTAAATCATATGTATGGGGTAAATCGAGTTATAGGAATAAATGTAAGTAGATTCCTTGTTACATCTGTAGAGTTAAAAGGTATAGCTTTATCTATATTCACCACCTGGAGCTTTGAATGTGTAGGGAGGATACCGAGGTTTTTACTCGAAAAACACCGTCTCTCTGACGCCCAACTCTGTAAACGACATTCATAAACGTGGGGGAACTATTTTGGGGACTTCTCGGGGTGGTCATGACACCAAAAAGATTGTTGATAGCATTCAGGACCGTGGAATCAACCAGGTACACGAAAATTTAGTTGCCATCAAAATATGTTGAATATTGTAAAAGTTTATTCTAATGTTGCATTTTTGCCTTTGATTTCAGGTCTACATAATAGGAGGAGATGGAACACAGAAAGGCGCTGCAGTAATTTTTGAGGTATTTTTTCATTATCATTTTCCTATATTGAAGCCATTTGAACAATGTCTAGAATCTGAGTTTAAGTTGTTTTTCGTTGTCCTAAAGGAAATCAAAAGACGTGGTCTAAAGGTTGCGGTGGCGGGTATTCCCAAAACTATAGATAACGACATTCCGGTATTTATGCTGTTGATATTGCTCACAAGTGTACCTTGAAACTATCCAATCTATGTTATCCTGGCTTATCCCCTGTTATCTACTACTCTAGGTGATAGACAAATCATTCGGTTTTGATTCTGCTGTCGAGGAAGCCGAACGCGCTATTAATGCCGCACATGTTGAAGCTACAAGTATCGAGAATGGAATCGGTTTTGTGAAGTTAATGGGAAGATTTAGTGGTACATTTTATAACGTCTTCTCTATCTTTCTAGTACACTCATTATTTTAGGGTAGTACGCcacgtatttttgttgaaaggaACACGTGATTGCCTGATTTGTGCGTCAAATTTTCTATTTGACACTGCATGCTATGTGCCATTTCTCAGGATTCATCGCCATGTATGCTACTCTTGCGAGTCGAGATGTGGATTGTTGCCTTATTCCGGAATCACCCTTTTATCTTGAAGGAGCTGGTGGACTTTTCGAATACATAGAGAAACGGCTGAAAGAACAAGGGCATATGGTGATTGTCATGGCAGAAGGGGCCGGACAGGA comes from Primulina huaijiensis isolate GDHJ02 chromosome 17, ASM1229523v2, whole genome shotgun sequence and encodes:
- the LOC140963013 gene encoding ATP-dependent 6-phosphofructokinase 3-like, whose translation is MGLECNSMPKIVNGEYGYILEDVPHLSDYIPNLPVYPNPLEDNTAYSTVRQYFVHVDDSVPQKVVVHKDSPRGVHFRRAGPREKVYFESEDVHACIVTCGGLCPGLNTVIREIVCGLNHMYGVNRVIGINGGYRGFYSKNTVSLTPNSVNDIHKRGGTILGTSRGGHDTKKIVDSIQDRGINQVYIIGGDGTQKGAAVIFEEIKRRGLKVAVAGIPKTIDNDIPVIDKSFGFDSAVEEAERAINAAHVEATSIENGIGFVKLMGRFSGFIAMYATLASRDVDCCLIPESPFYLEGAGGLFEYIEKRLKEQGHMVIVMAEGAGQELLSEDFRTANQHDASGNKLLDDCGLWMSRRIKDHFSKKRKMPINLKYIDPTYMIRAIPSNASDNVYCTLLAQSAVHGAMAGFTGFTVGLVNGRQTYIPFYRINEVRNKVIITDRMWARLLSSTNQPSFLSPKQATEVGEKEHPDTQLLDDSFADGEAVIKDITR